Proteins from a genomic interval of Clostridium sp. M62/1:
- a CDS encoding O-antigen ligase family protein, producing MEKNHNYENIALKLFIASHALFIFYEPLGIPVVFNMLLWTSAIFVLLLNRKMARINGILAGVLCFSILVILNIRGTEYISRGSYYLIAMLVSVLFLLLFTESENNLNKNYSIFILPAVISGCLIWIYKIVPSVYFSIVEPLMKPEHLAYNQHLIREGYAPSLGYEIGVTADCIVLSLFFIISEYKKKKLRVILFLFLFSSLVFLGRRGELLAFFASVVLFVFICINRQKKAAVLMSIFISVVLGLIMCLVIQGVLVDYKGTNRYLMTFSELLSGEDIMNGRLGLYVTAVELFKEHILFGIGWGGFAEEGRKIIDIVSNVHNIYLQLFCEVGIFGALCIISILLSIFFASGKALVSEKDGERKTVLRFSFLVQTYILTKGIMDNSIYYSNFWILYAVTVLPLIQDNWKKSRAKLYF from the coding sequence ATGGAAAAGAACCATAATTACGAAAATATTGCCTTAAAGCTATTTATTGCCTCACATGCTTTATTCATTTTTTATGAACCACTGGGCATACCGGTAGTATTTAACATGCTATTATGGACTAGTGCTATTTTCGTTCTTCTGCTAAACAGAAAAATGGCCAGAATAAATGGAATTCTTGCTGGAGTTCTATGCTTTTCAATTCTAGTTATACTGAATATAAGAGGAACTGAGTACATAAGCAGAGGAAGCTATTATTTAATAGCTATGCTGGTATCTGTATTGTTTTTGCTTTTGTTCACTGAATCCGAAAATAATCTGAATAAAAACTATAGTATATTTATACTTCCAGCAGTTATATCGGGATGTCTGATCTGGATATATAAAATTGTACCTTCTGTGTACTTCTCAATAGTAGAACCCCTAATGAAACCAGAACATTTAGCATATAACCAACATTTAATTCGTGAAGGGTATGCGCCAAGTCTTGGGTATGAGATAGGGGTAACTGCAGATTGCATCGTATTAAGCTTATTTTTTATTATTTCTGAGTATAAGAAGAAAAAATTACGAGTCATACTTTTTTTATTTCTATTTAGCTCTCTGGTTTTTCTGGGAAGAAGAGGAGAGTTACTTGCTTTTTTTGCATCTGTAGTGCTGTTTGTTTTTATCTGTATAAATCGTCAGAAAAAAGCTGCTGTTTTAATGAGCATTTTTATTTCTGTAGTATTGGGCCTTATAATGTGTTTGGTAATTCAAGGAGTGTTAGTGGATTACAAAGGTACAAATCGTTATCTAATGACGTTTTCAGAATTACTGTCAGGTGAAGACATAATGAATGGAAGGTTAGGGCTGTATGTGACAGCAGTAGAACTGTTTAAAGAACATATTCTATTTGGAATTGGTTGGGGAGGATTTGCTGAAGAAGGAAGAAAAATTATAGATATAGTTTCAAATGTACATAATATTTATCTACAACTCTTCTGTGAAGTTGGAATATTTGGGGCTTTGTGTATAATAAGCATTCTACTTAGTATCTTTTTTGCAAGTGGGAAGGCACTTGTTTCTGAAAAAGATGGAGAAAGAAAAACGGTTTTAAGATTTTCTTTTTTAGTACAAACTTATATTTTAACCAAGGGAATTATGGATAACTCTATTTATTATAGTAATTTTTGGATTCTGTATGCTGTAACTGTTCTTCCATTGATACAAGATAATTGGAAAAAAAGCAGAGCAAAATTATATTTTTAG
- a CDS encoding lipopolysaccharide biosynthesis protein, translating into MLRQLKTRWMGLNDAAKASLVFMMVSFLNEGIRFITTPIYTRLLTAEEYGITSVYYSWEAILGVFTMLSLQYGIFNNGMFEFKNDRDSFISSILFLSNLVTVGIFCVLMFLVRKGLQIGLNVSLIYLMFIIFMVKPANNFWVSRQRYEFKYIKPAIISAILAVLSPAFGIFFLLYADGDKASIKLWASYIPSLVIWFVFYLYTYVKTRLRIRLSYVWYAFKLSIPLVPHYASQYILSAADRIMIAKMVNEASAGIYGISATAAAVVSIIWNSINAVLTPWTYEKMGSQDYQSIYSLTKWICVLYAVFCSLIMLTAPEIMWIVAPSSYHEGTYLIPPIIAATYFSGLYTLFGNVELFYKKVNMIMIASIMAAGLNVVLNVVFIKLFGYHAAAYTTLFCYLLYTVFHYLNMKKIEKNKVYDIRFISGVSAVLIGCAVLSPLIYDYFIIRYLVLICALAIICMKRRNIIDILKKLR; encoded by the coding sequence ATGCTAAGACAATTAAAAACCAGATGGATGGGGTTAAATGATGCCGCTAAAGCTTCATTAGTATTTATGATGGTTAGTTTCTTGAATGAAGGTATCAGATTTATTACAACGCCTATTTATACAAGGCTTTTAACTGCAGAGGAATATGGAATTACATCTGTATATTACTCTTGGGAGGCAATTTTAGGGGTTTTTACTATGCTGTCACTACAGTATGGAATTTTTAATAATGGAATGTTTGAATTTAAAAACGACAGAGATTCCTTTATATCATCAATTTTATTTTTATCAAATCTGGTAACAGTAGGTATATTTTGCGTTTTGATGTTTCTTGTACGAAAAGGGCTCCAGATTGGTCTGAATGTTTCTTTAATATATTTAATGTTTATCATTTTTATGGTAAAACCGGCTAATAACTTCTGGGTTTCAAGACAAAGATATGAATTTAAGTATATAAAACCTGCTATTATTTCTGCCATTCTTGCTGTCCTGTCACCTGCTTTCGGGATTTTTTTTCTGCTCTATGCGGATGGAGATAAAGCAAGTATAAAACTTTGGGCTTCCTATATTCCCAGTTTGGTGATTTGGTTTGTATTTTATCTTTATACATATGTAAAGACACGATTAAGAATCCGCTTGTCGTATGTATGGTATGCATTTAAATTAAGTATTCCTCTTGTGCCACACTATGCTTCACAGTATATTCTTTCAGCTGCTGACAGAATAATGATTGCTAAAATGGTAAACGAAGCGAGTGCAGGGATCTATGGTATTTCAGCAACAGCAGCTGCTGTGGTGAGCATTATCTGGAATTCAATTAATGCAGTTTTGACGCCATGGACATATGAAAAAATGGGAAGTCAGGATTATCAAAGTATATATTCACTTACAAAATGGATTTGTGTTTTATATGCAGTATTCTGCTCCTTGATTATGCTTACTGCTCCAGAAATTATGTGGATTGTGGCTCCTTCCTCTTACCATGAGGGAACATATTTGATTCCTCCAATTATAGCAGCTACCTATTTTTCGGGGTTATATACCTTGTTTGGAAATGTAGAGTTGTTCTATAAAAAAGTAAATATGATAATGATTGCTAGTATTATGGCTGCGGGATTAAATGTGGTTTTAAATGTAGTGTTTATAAAACTGTTTGGTTACCATGCAGCAGCATATACAACATTATTTTGCTATTTACTTTATACTGTTTTTCATTATTTAAACATGAAAAAAATAGAGAAGAACAAAGTCTATGATATCCGTTTCATTTCAGGTGTATCTGCTGTATTAATTGGTTGTGCAGTTTTATCGCCTTTAATCTATGACTATTTTATTATAAGATATTTGGTTTTGATTTGTGCCTTAGCTATTATTTGCATGAAGAGAAGAAACATAATAGATATTCTAAAAAAATTAAGATAG
- a CDS encoding IspD/TarI family cytidylyltransferase translates to MNIAVIFAGGVGSRMHSREIPKQFLKLHDKPIIIHTLEIFENSSLIDAIVIACVQPWIPYLNKLVYQYRLDKVKKIVPGGETGQLSIFKGLCAAEEIAENDKSIVLIHDGVRPLINEEVIRKNIESVEKYGSAITTSIVKETILVVKEDGRIDHVPDRRNSRVAKAPQSFWLREIMELHKRALSEGKTDFIDSCTMMQYYNHSLHLVDGPYENIKITTPDDFYTMRALLDAKENEQIYGYSE, encoded by the coding sequence ATGAATATAGCAGTTATATTTGCTGGAGGAGTAGGAAGCAGAATGCACAGTAGAGAGATACCAAAACAGTTTCTAAAACTCCATGATAAACCAATTATTATTCATACCTTGGAAATTTTTGAAAACAGCTCTCTGATTGATGCAATTGTAATAGCCTGTGTTCAGCCATGGATACCATATTTGAATAAACTGGTTTACCAATATCGATTGGACAAGGTGAAGAAAATAGTTCCAGGAGGAGAAACGGGACAGCTTTCTATTTTCAAGGGACTATGTGCAGCAGAGGAGATAGCAGAAAATGATAAAAGCATTGTACTGATTCATGATGGAGTAAGGCCACTGATTAATGAAGAAGTAATAAGAAAAAACATTGAAAGTGTAGAAAAATATGGTTCCGCTATAACAACGAGTATTGTAAAAGAAACTATTTTAGTTGTCAAAGAAGATGGACGGATCGATCATGTACCTGATAGAAGAAATTCTAGAGTTGCAAAAGCCCCACAAAGTTTTTGGCTTAGAGAGATTATGGAGTTACATAAAAGAGCATTATCAGAGGGAAAAACAGATTTTATTGATTCGTGTACTATGATGCAATATTACAATCACTCTCTGCATCTTGTAGATGGGCCATATGAAAATATAAAGATTACAACTCCAGATGATTTTTATACTATGCGTGCGCTTTTGGATGCAAAAGAAAATGAACAGATTTATGGTTACTCGGAATAA
- a CDS encoding NAD-dependent epimerase/dehydratase family protein, translated as MNLSYEKEMDTEIIPKELKNAKLLVTGASGLIGSVLTEYLLKENAQYQMGVKLILLVRNREDLLSKLGNRIGKENIQIIQGDICCLPEITDDIDYIIHGASITASSMMIEHPVQVIKTNLKGTANILEFAKKKSVKGVVYLSTMEVYGFTEEEKLLTEEQVQYLNPLELRSSYPESKRMCENLCVSYASEFHIPVKIIRLAQTFGRGVKADDTRVFAQFARCVRDGKDIEIMTDGRSKRMYLDTEDAVRAILTVLLKGKTGEVYNAANKETYCSIREMAEMVASEISEGKIKVYVGVGKENVKKFPPAHKLMLDVSKLEELGWRPETGLREMYLEMIEGWQ; from the coding sequence ATGAATTTAAGCTATGAAAAAGAGATGGACACAGAAATTATTCCAAAGGAGCTTAAAAACGCAAAACTTTTAGTAACAGGAGCGTCGGGGCTTATTGGTTCTGTTTTGACAGAATATTTGTTAAAAGAAAATGCCCAGTATCAGATGGGAGTAAAACTGATATTGCTTGTACGCAATCGGGAAGATTTGCTATCTAAGTTGGGAAATAGAATAGGTAAGGAGAACATACAGATTATCCAAGGAGATATTTGCTGTTTGCCTGAGATAACCGATGATATAGATTATATTATTCATGGTGCAAGTATTACAGCAAGCAGTATGATGATCGAACATCCAGTACAGGTTATAAAAACCAACTTGAAAGGAACTGCTAATATTCTTGAATTTGCAAAAAAAAAGAGCGTAAAAGGAGTAGTTTATTTGTCTACTATGGAGGTCTATGGATTCACAGAAGAGGAAAAACTTCTTACAGAGGAACAAGTTCAATATTTAAATCCGCTCGAGCTTAGAAGTAGCTATCCAGAGAGTAAAAGAATGTGTGAAAATCTATGTGTTTCATATGCAAGTGAATTTCACATCCCAGTCAAAATTATTAGGCTTGCGCAGACATTTGGACGGGGAGTCAAAGCGGATGATACGCGTGTATTTGCCCAATTTGCTAGATGCGTTAGAGATGGAAAAGATATCGAAATCATGACAGATGGGAGAAGTAAAAGAATGTATCTGGATACAGAGGATGCGGTTAGAGCGATCCTCACAGTACTTCTAAAAGGAAAGACAGGGGAAGTTTATAATGCGGCAAATAAGGAAACCTATTGTTCAATACGGGAAATGGCTGAAATGGTGGCATCAGAGATATCAGAAGGAAAGATAAAAGTTTATGTAGGAGTAGGTAAGGAAAATGTGAAAAAATTTCCTCCTGCTCATAAGTTAATGTTAGATGTTTCGAAACTGGAGGAATTGGGGTGGAGGCCGGAAACTGGGCTTAGAGAGATGTATTTGGAAATGATAGAGGGATGGCAATAA
- the wecB gene encoding non-hydrolyzing UDP-N-acetylglucosamine 2-epimerase has translation MKKVLVVFGTRPEAIKMCPLVRELKMRNNFLIRVCVTGQHRQMLDQVLKTFEIVPDYDLAIMKKSQTLFDITGEILSRIKKVLEAEKPDVVLVHGDTSTTFVTALACFYMQIPVGHVEAGLRTYNLYSPFPEEFNRQAVGIIASYHFAPTEMAKSNLLREGKRPETVYVTGNTAIDALKITVCPEFENAHLKWAEGSRLIMITAHRRENLGEPMQHMFRAIRRVCDEHEDIKAIYPIHMNPAVRKAANSILGGDERIRIIEPLDVLDFHNFLARSYLILTDSGGIQEEAPSLGKPVLVMRETTERPEGIQAGTLKLVGTDEDTIYKAFKQLLEDKKEYERMSKACNPYGDGFASKRIADILEEI, from the coding sequence ATGAAAAAAGTTTTAGTTGTTTTTGGGACACGCCCAGAGGCGATAAAAATGTGTCCTCTCGTCCGTGAATTGAAAATGAGAAATAATTTTTTAATAAGGGTATGTGTGACAGGACAACACAGACAAATGCTTGATCAGGTGTTAAAGACCTTTGAAATTGTTCCTGATTATGATTTGGCAATTATGAAGAAAAGTCAGACCCTGTTTGATATAACTGGAGAAATTTTGAGCAGAATAAAGAAGGTACTTGAAGCGGAAAAGCCGGATGTTGTACTGGTTCATGGAGATACATCTACAACCTTTGTGACAGCATTGGCTTGTTTTTATATGCAGATACCAGTAGGGCATGTGGAGGCTGGGCTTCGTACATATAATCTGTATTCTCCATTTCCTGAAGAATTTAACCGTCAAGCCGTAGGAATAATTGCCTCTTATCATTTTGCACCAACAGAAATGGCCAAGAGTAATTTACTTAGAGAAGGAAAAAGACCAGAGACAGTCTATGTAACGGGAAATACTGCCATAGATGCCCTTAAAATAACTGTATGTCCAGAGTTTGAAAATGCTCATCTTAAATGGGCGGAAGGAAGTAGGTTGATTATGATCACAGCCCATAGACGGGAAAACTTAGGAGAGCCAATGCAGCATATGTTTCGTGCTATTAGGAGAGTATGTGATGAGCATGAAGATATAAAGGCGATCTATCCAATTCATATGAATCCAGCAGTAAGAAAGGCGGCTAATTCTATTTTGGGCGGTGATGAAAGAATACGTATTATAGAACCTTTGGATGTCTTGGATTTTCATAATTTTTTGGCACGTTCTTATTTAATATTGACAGATTCTGGCGGGATACAGGAGGAGGCGCCTTCACTGGGAAAACCGGTTCTGGTAATGAGAGAGACAACAGAACGTCCAGAGGGAATTCAAGCTGGTACTTTAAAGCTAGTAGGTACTGATGAAGATACAATATATAAAGCCTTTAAACAGCTTTTAGAAGATAAGAAAGAATATGAGAGAATGAGTAAGGCATGTAATCCTTATGGTGATGGGTTTGCAAGCAAAAGGATAGCAGATATATTGGAAGAGATTTAA
- a CDS encoding acyltransferase family protein, with protein MVRIDRGIVFARTMSVIMIVSCHILQYYGNFLAWYLNVGVEIFLIISGILYGQKTIEKPAEWIKKQWIKLLVPYWTYSVFAICIYKLYAPEYVTVEGILGLFLTASRFPGLGHLWYVNYILFLYLFTPYLQNFYEEYFQKLSDKKMFLGLVIFTGLLCMLQYYGIFQYEVNRVVCYYTAYFLSRRYLYYNKEKHKHNLNKIAIVTIILSVLLTILRIYIQFFGSITFPIWDTAVLYIHSLMGFGLFYMLYYIGNKKGIANSKVINFINKYSYQIYLVHHLYILGPENINLMKLIPDMTGTCILLIIVIVVSAVFFDKVVQIVKPIKNKV; from the coding sequence ATGGTGCGCATAGATAGAGGAATTGTTTTTGCTAGAACAATGTCAGTTATTATGATTGTGAGCTGCCATATTTTACAATATTATGGAAATTTCTTGGCTTGGTATCTTAATGTTGGGGTAGAGATTTTTCTTATTATTTCTGGAATTCTATATGGGCAAAAAACGATTGAAAAGCCAGCGGAATGGATAAAGAAACAATGGATCAAGTTGTTGGTTCCATACTGGACTTACTCAGTTTTTGCTATATGTATCTATAAATTATATGCCCCAGAATACGTTACAGTAGAGGGAATTTTAGGGTTGTTTCTAACTGCTTCCCGCTTTCCCGGTCTGGGACATCTTTGGTATGTAAACTACATATTATTCTTGTATTTATTTACGCCGTATTTACAAAATTTTTATGAAGAATATTTTCAAAAACTATCGGATAAGAAAATGTTTTTAGGATTAGTGATATTTACAGGGCTCTTATGTATGTTACAGTATTATGGTATTTTTCAGTATGAAGTGAACAGAGTAGTATGCTATTATACAGCGTATTTTTTGAGCAGAAGGTATCTCTATTATAATAAAGAAAAACACAAGCATAATTTGAACAAAATAGCAATTGTAACCATTATACTATCCGTACTTCTGACTATACTAAGAATATATATTCAATTTTTCGGTTCTATTACATTCCCTATATGGGATACGGCGGTTTTATATATCCATTCGTTAATGGGATTTGGACTGTTTTATATGCTTTATTACATTGGAAATAAAAAAGGTATAGCAAATAGTAAAGTCATTAATTTCATTAATAAATATTCTTATCAAATATATTTGGTACATCACCTATACATTTTAGGCCCGGAAAATATAAATTTGATGAAACTAATTCCTGATATGACAGGAACCTGTATACTATTAATTATTGTAATAGTGGTATCTGCAGTATTTTTTGATAAGGTAGTTCAAATAGTAAAGCCTATAAAGAATAAGGTGTAA
- a CDS encoding transposase domain-containing protein — protein MVIKRLPIIYSITETAKANNLNPFRYLDYVLTVVKDHQDDTDYSFIEELLSWSDQLPEICRSKSKTTNL, from the coding sequence TTGGTTATAAAGCGCTTACCGATCATCTACAGTATAACGGAAACAGCGAAAGCCAATAACCTGAATCCGTTCCGCTATCTGGATTATGTCCTGACAGTTGTGAAAGACCATCAGGATGATACGGATTACAGCTTCATTGAGGAACTGCTTTCATGGTCAGACCAGTTGCCGGAGATCTGCCGGAGCAAGTCAAAAACAACCAATCTGTAA
- the tnpA gene encoding IS66 family insertion sequence element accessory protein TnpA: MSTTLNDEHWLNLITQCRSSGLTDRQWCIENGIPVSTFYYHVRALRKKACEVPEAVDAAAQKQEVVQIPLWEREQHSDTVAFHTPSICLEMQGIRIEIHEQAGADVIRNTLLALRQTL; this comes from the coding sequence ATGAGTACAACTTTAAATGATGAACATTGGTTAAATCTGATCACCCAGTGCAGATCCAGCGGGCTTACCGACCGCCAATGGTGCATAGAAAACGGGATCCCTGTCAGCACATTTTACTACCACGTCCGGGCTTTACGCAAAAAAGCCTGCGAGGTTCCGGAAGCAGTGGATGCTGCCGCACAGAAACAGGAAGTTGTCCAGATCCCACTCTGGGAAAGGGAACAGCATTCAGATACCGTAGCTTTCCATACGCCCTCGATCTGTCTGGAAATGCAGGGCATCCGTATCGAGATCCATGAACAGGCCGGGGCGGATGTGATCCGCAATACTCTTCTTGCCCTGCGGCAGACGCTGTGA
- the tnpB gene encoding IS66 family insertion sequence element accessory protein TnpB (TnpB, as the term is used for proteins encoded by IS66 family insertion elements, is considered an accessory protein, since TnpC, encoded by a neighboring gene, is a DDE family transposase.) produces the protein MPCGRRCDRIKALHFEKDGFCLYYKRLDDGRFQWPRDSSEVRNLSRQEYRWLLGGLSIDQPKAIRPARKKDF, from the coding sequence TTGCCCTGCGGCAGACGCTGTGACCGGATCAAAGCGCTCCATTTTGAAAAAGATGGCTTCTGCCTCTATTATAAACGTTTAGATGATGGGCGGTTCCAGTGGCCCCGGGATTCTTCCGAAGTAAGAAATCTTAGCCGGCAGGAATACCGCTGGCTTTTAGGGGGGCTTTCCATCGATCAGCCTAAGGCAATCCGGCCTGCCCGGAAAAAGGACTTCTGA
- the tnpC gene encoding IS66 family transposase, producing MPQSEMEALIQLQKETIESLRQLVDSQRHTIEQMTKSHEEQTAQLNQTIANLNETVEYLKKKLFASSSEKTKKEAFPGQMDLFNEAEATADPSVPEPALEEAVGGYKRKAKKPKATREEILAGLPVVEVPCTVPDEDRNCPYCNAPMEVIGKKVVRGELRIIPAKVERIQYVQEVLGCPECKKDGASVIVGAETPSPLLKHSLASPSTVAYVMYQKYGNSIPLYRQEANWKQLGVKLPRATLANWVIKCGIDYMEPVYEQLHQHLLERDIIHADETPCQVLREEGKTAQSKSYMWLYGSGNDGLPPIRLYDYQPSCGGYHAEEFLKGFSGYLICDGFSGCNKLKGVIRCGCLAHMRRYWNEALPGKSRKSSDKTPAEIGLNYCNQLFELEKEYADLDADTRKAKRLETESAIWEAYWSWLETVKPAGRSRLAKAVTYAKNQKPYMENYLLDGRCSISNNIAENIARPYAVGRKNFLFHDTVKGARASSIIYSLVETAKLNDLNIYAYLETVLLYMPDYKNEPEGIEELMPWSDMIQQRCRIKSKS from the coding sequence ATGCCGCAGTCAGAGATGGAAGCGCTCATACAGCTTCAGAAAGAGACCATTGAATCCCTTCGTCAGCTGGTGGACAGCCAGCGTCATACAATCGAGCAGATGACCAAAAGTCATGAGGAGCAGACCGCACAGCTGAACCAGACGATCGCAAATCTCAATGAGACAGTCGAATATCTGAAGAAAAAGCTGTTCGCATCTTCCAGCGAAAAAACAAAAAAAGAGGCATTTCCAGGACAGATGGATCTGTTCAATGAAGCAGAAGCCACTGCAGATCCTTCTGTCCCGGAACCAGCTCTTGAGGAGGCTGTTGGTGGTTATAAACGTAAGGCAAAGAAACCAAAGGCCACCAGGGAAGAGATCCTTGCAGGGCTTCCTGTAGTGGAAGTTCCCTGCACCGTGCCGGATGAGGACAGGAACTGCCCCTACTGCAATGCTCCGATGGAGGTTATCGGGAAAAAGGTCGTGCGGGGAGAACTGCGGATCATCCCTGCAAAAGTGGAACGGATCCAGTATGTCCAGGAAGTGCTTGGCTGTCCGGAATGTAAGAAAGACGGCGCTTCTGTTATCGTTGGGGCTGAAACACCAAGCCCGCTGCTGAAGCACAGCCTGGCATCTCCGTCCACGGTTGCTTACGTAATGTATCAGAAATATGGGAACAGCATCCCTCTTTACCGCCAGGAGGCGAACTGGAAACAGCTGGGAGTAAAGCTCCCCAGAGCGACACTGGCTAACTGGGTCATCAAATGCGGCATAGATTATATGGAGCCGGTGTATGAACAGCTTCACCAGCACCTGCTGGAGAGGGACATCATCCATGCAGATGAAACACCCTGCCAGGTACTGAGGGAAGAAGGGAAAACGGCACAGTCCAAGTCCTATATGTGGCTGTATGGCTCCGGGAACGATGGGCTGCCGCCGATCCGCCTGTATGATTACCAGCCCAGCTGCGGAGGATATCATGCGGAGGAATTTCTAAAAGGATTCTCCGGTTACCTTATCTGCGATGGCTTCAGTGGCTGCAATAAGCTGAAGGGTGTCATCCGCTGTGGCTGCCTTGCCCATATGAGGCGGTACTGGAATGAAGCGCTTCCCGGAAAATCCAGGAAGTCTTCCGATAAGACCCCTGCAGAAATCGGTTTAAACTACTGTAACCAGTTATTCGAACTGGAAAAGGAGTATGCGGATCTGGATGCCGACACCCGGAAAGCTAAGCGCCTTGAGACAGAGTCTGCCATCTGGGAGGCTTACTGGTCATGGCTTGAAACAGTGAAGCCAGCTGGCAGAAGCCGTCTGGCCAAAGCGGTGACCTATGCGAAAAACCAGAAGCCATATATGGAGAACTACCTGTTGGATGGGCGGTGCTCCATATCGAACAATATCGCAGAAAATATCGCCCGCCCCTATGCAGTAGGCCGGAAAAATTTCCTGTTCCACGATACCGTAAAAGGCGCCCGTGCCAGCTCTATCATTTACAGTTTAGTAGAAACTGCAAAACTCAACGATCTGAATATCTACGCATATCTGGAGACCGTACTGCTCTATATGCCGGACTACAAAAATGAGCCCGAAGGGATAGAAGAGCTGATGCCATGGTCTGACATGATACAGCAGAGATGTCGGATCAAATCGAAAAGTTGA
- a CDS encoding transposase domain-containing protein has translation MTETAKANNLNPFRYLDYVLTVVKDHQDDTDYSFIEELLPWSDQLPEICRSKSKTTNL, from the coding sequence ATAACGGAAACAGCGAAAGCCAATAACCTGAATCCGTTCCGCTATCTGGATTATGTCCTGACAGTTGTGAAAGACCATCAGGATGATACGGATTACAGCTTCATTGAGGAACTGCTTCCATGGTCAGACCAGTTGCCGGAGATCTGCCGGAGCAAGTCAAAAACAACCAATCTGTAA
- the alr gene encoding alanine racemase: protein MNWKYLKRDCWLEIDLDTIRSNFAALRSMAGPGIKIMPAVKANAYGHGIVESCRALEQAGADYLGVGNIDEAILLRENGIQTPILIFAGNLVEEVADLYIRYSLIPTIFSVKAAQAISRLSKAEHPVFLGIETGRGRLGVNAEEFPDFVRQTAALPGIKIEGIYSHMAAADWPDKPHEYADWQYRRFLDGTRVLKELGLSVPFMQLANTPGSIAYPNLRLSGICPGRAVWGYSPLEKRDGHPALSFPMKAWKSRLLMVKDVIGGKFGPGYQAVRLDVPKHIGVMAGGISDGISPNFANGGSVLLRGKRVPVASSICLEHTILDLTDCPEAAEGDEVVLFGKQGDAEITMEELRAAFGRDLMEFWTGITPHVSRIYVYGKPWVLAHFLTAVSGGHAYRLVVFDLLRQISGNWSDHGSSSSMKL from the coding sequence ATGAATTGGAAGTATTTAAAACGAGACTGCTGGCTGGAAATTGATCTGGACACAATACGCAGCAATTTTGCTGCTCTGCGTTCCATGGCAGGGCCTGGCATCAAAATCATGCCCGCAGTAAAGGCAAATGCTTACGGACATGGAATCGTAGAATCCTGCCGGGCCCTGGAACAGGCAGGGGCAGATTATCTTGGTGTTGGAAATATCGATGAAGCAATTCTGCTGCGGGAGAATGGAATTCAGACCCCCATCCTTATCTTTGCGGGAAACCTGGTTGAAGAGGTGGCGGATTTATATATCCGCTACAGCTTAATTCCAACGATCTTCTCAGTAAAAGCGGCCCAGGCCATCTCCCGTCTCTCTAAGGCAGAGCATCCCGTATTCCTTGGAATTGAAACCGGCCGGGGAAGGCTTGGCGTGAATGCAGAAGAATTTCCTGATTTCGTGAGGCAGACGGCAGCCTTGCCAGGTATTAAAATTGAGGGAATTTACAGTCATATGGCAGCAGCCGACTGGCCTGATAAACCTCACGAGTATGCTGACTGGCAATACCGCCGTTTTCTGGATGGAACCCGCGTACTGAAAGAGCTGGGACTGTCTGTTCCTTTCATGCAGCTTGCCAACACCCCCGGAAGCATCGCCTATCCGAACCTAAGGCTCTCCGGCATCTGCCCGGGGCGTGCTGTCTGGGGATATTCCCCGCTGGAGAAAAGAGATGGTCATCCGGCGCTCTCTTTCCCCATGAAAGCGTGGAAAAGCAGGCTTCTCATGGTAAAAGATGTCATAGGCGGGAAATTTGGGCCAGGCTACCAGGCTGTCCGGCTGGATGTTCCAAAGCATATTGGGGTTATGGCAGGAGGCATCAGTGATGGGATAAGCCCAAACTTTGCCAATGGAGGTTCTGTATTGCTCCGCGGAAAACGCGTTCCGGTGGCCAGCAGCATTTGCTTGGAGCATACCATCCTGGATTTGACAGACTGCCCGGAAGCTGCAGAGGGGGACGAGGTCGTCCTCTTCGGAAAACAGGGAGATGCAGAAATTACAATGGAAGAGCTTCGAGCCGCTTTTGGCCGGGATCTGATGGAGTTCTGGACGGGAATTACTCCACATGTCAGCCGGATATACGTATACGGTAAACCATGGGTACTGGCTCATTTTTTGACCGCCGTTTCCGGCGGCCATGCTTACAGATTGGTTGTTTTTGACTTGCTCCGGCAGATCTCCGGCAACTGGTCTGACCATGGAAGCAGTTCCTCAATGAAGCTGTAA